TATCGCCTGCTCTATTATTCACAGGCCCAGGCTCCTGATCATGGACGAACCTACGGTTGGAATCGACCCCCAATCCAGAAATCACATCCTGGAATCGGTACGCGAACTGCAAAAAAGGGGGACGACCATTCTCTATACCACCCATTACATGGAAGAGGTGCAGTCCCTCGCATCTCGCGTCGTGATTATGGATCAAGGCCACGTCATCGCGCAGGGGACGATTGATGAGTTGGTAAAGAACATCCACCATGAAGAGAAGATCAAGCTGGAAGTCGTGGAGTTGACGGAGGATCTGATCGATAACATCAAACAACTGGATGGAGTCAAGCACGTGGTTTTGAATGGAACGCAAATTCAGATCATATCACGGGCAGGTGCAGGAAATCTGGATCGTATCCTGTCGTTGGCCAAAAGCGCGGGCGGCGTCCTATCCATCCATGCGGAGAAACCTACGCTTGAAGACGTATTCCTTACGCTTACCGGTAAGCAACTACGTGACACGGAGGGAACTTAACATGCTTGTGTTCAGAATGACGTACTTCTCCTTGCTTCGCCTGATACGAGAACCCATCGGGCAGCTGCTTCTTGTGGGCCTGCCGCTGGTCGTCATTACCGTGCTGGGTGTCGTTATTGGACCCTATGAAGGCATGAAGGGTGTTCCTCCGCTGGACTTGACGGTCGTTACGACCATTATGGGCGTTCAGTTTTTTGGCGGCACGTATTTGATGAGTTATTTGGATATCGATTTACTTAAAACCCGCAAATGGAGAATCTATTCGCTCCCTATTAACGTAGCGGTTTATTCAAGCTCTCTTATTCTTGCCTGCACACTCTTCAGTACTTTGCAAGGATTGGTCTTGGTGCTATTCACAACTTGGGTGTTCGGGATCGCGTGGGGATCGCTTGGCTGGGTATTGCTGGTATTTATTATTTATTCCTTATTTGCACAGTCCGTACATCTGCTGCTGACATTATCCATCCATAACGTAAAATTGGCTGAAAGAGTATCTGAAGTCCTCGGAATCGGCTTCATCATCTTGACCGGACTCATGTTTCCTCTTCCAGATCATCGTTTCTTTGAGTTCATGTCGTCTTATGGGAATCCGGTATCCCTCGGAAAGATGGCCATCCTAGAGATGTTTATCGATGGCGGGCAAGGGAAAGCGTACCTTAGCATCTTATTGCTGTTAGCCTTAACCGTGATATGCATGATGATCAGCGCATGGCTTGGGAGGAGGAAGCTCGCTTGACGATATTTAACTTCGCGCTCATTCGGAGCGTCCGCAGCTTGCCCAATCTTATCTTGCTGTTAGGCCTTCCCGCAGCCGTCGTTGTCCTCCCGGTGGGCGGTTGGCATGGCTTACCGCTAGGGTATCACTTCTACGGAATCCTGCTGTTATTCGCTGCCTCCAAACTCGTTCATATGATCATGGAGGATCGGAAGAATAAAATTCTGACCCGAATCGGCGTTGCACCTGTGACCCACTTCAAGTATTTATCGCAGAATCTGCTCGCTTTCGCTCTGCTGCTTGTAGGACAAAGTGCCGTGATCACGTGCAGCGCCTGGTTGATGCATGCCGATGTTTTTGGCAGTCTGATTCAACTCTTCAGCATTTTGAGTATGTTCTCGGTCACCGCGATTAGCTTCTCTCTCGCTTGGTCTTCCATGTTCCGCCAGCCTGAATCTTCTACAGCCGTTATGCTGGGAATCATCTTGATCATGGCGGTGCTCGGAGGAACCTTATTTCCCATTCAGGCTATGCCTGCATCCCTGCAGAAAATCGCCATGGTATCCCCTACCTATTGGTTCCATGAGGGAATCATGCTTGCTAAGAACGGAGGCTTGTTCGCGGAACAGCTCACTCCGCTCGGGATCCTGCTGTTGTTTGCGATCGCTTTTATGCTGATTGGCAGCCGAAAGAAACTGGCTTGAAAAATATGTTACGATATGGGGAAAAGAGAACGTATGCCATGGGAGGTTTTCATGAGAAGCTATACCGATTCGTGGTCCCCGAGCATAGCCGTCGTGATTTGGAGAATACTTGCCCTGCTGCTTCTGGCCGCTCTTTGGTTTATGGGAGATGCCGGGACCGAAGGATTCATCCTGGTCTTCGCCTTAGCGATCCTGGCGTTAGCCCGATGGCGGTTTCCCCTTCCTTCATGGACAACACTGGTCGACCAGCTTCTATGCATATCCATCATTCCATTCTGGCCGGAGGCCGGCTTCGGACTGGCTCTGCCGCTATTTGAAACCATGCTTGCCGGTACACCGCTATTTTCCCTGCCCATCCTGGCAGTGCTTGTCATCTGCTATGTCGATCCGGACCTCCCGCTTCTTCTCATGCTCGTTCAAGCTTCATTTGCGGGATGGATCGTTTTATGTTGGTCCAAACAAACCCATCAGTATCGATTGGAGGCAGATCAGGAGCGTCGCGATCGCTACGAACTGGAAATATTGAAGGGTGAGCTGCTTATGGCCAATGTGCAAACGGCTCAGCTTGCAGAGCTCAGAGAGCGTCATCGAATCTCCCAGAAGCTGCACGATGAGGTTGGCCATGAATTAACAGCCGCGTTGTTAGCCTTTCAAGCTTTTGAAACATTATGGAGGGAGAATGACCCGCAAGCGGAAGATATGTTTGCCCAAGCCCAGATGCGTTTGTCGAGCAGCGCCCTGGAGCTGCGGGAAACGGTCCATAATATGCAGCCTGTCCAAGCGACCGGCATTCGGAGCCTGGAGGGGATCTGCCGTAATTTCAAAGCGATGCCTGTCCAGCTGCAAATTTATGGAGATACATCTCGTATAGCCGCCCATCTGTGGGTCATCCTGAATGCTAGTCTCAAGGAAGCCTTGACCAATGCGGTGCGTCATTCCAAAGCCAAACACGTTGAAGTATCGTTGGACGTCAATGAACATATCGTGCGGTTAAGCGTCCAAAATGACGGCGTTTTGGATTCCTCCTCGCTGCCTGGAACCGGACTCCGCAACCTAAGGCAAAGAGCCCAGGCGGCAGG
This Paenibacillus sp. JZ16 DNA region includes the following protein-coding sequences:
- a CDS encoding sensor histidine kinase, with the protein product MRSYTDSWSPSIAVVIWRILALLLLAALWFMGDAGTEGFILVFALAILALARWRFPLPSWTTLVDQLLCISIIPFWPEAGFGLALPLFETMLAGTPLFSLPILAVLVICYVDPDLPLLLMLVQASFAGWIVLCWSKQTHQYRLEADQERRDRYELEILKGELLMANVQTAQLAELRERHRISQKLHDEVGHELTAALLAFQAFETLWRENDPQAEDMFAQAQMRLSSSALELRETVHNMQPVQATGIRSLEGICRNFKAMPVQLQIYGDTSRIAAHLWVILNASLKEALTNAVRHSKAKHVEVSLDVNEHIVRLSVQNDGVLDSSSLPGTGLRNLRQRAQAAGGSISINTSGGFQLVCVLPMGKGGIR
- a CDS encoding ABC transporter permease; its protein translation is MLVFRMTYFSLLRLIREPIGQLLLVGLPLVVITVLGVVIGPYEGMKGVPPLDLTVVTTIMGVQFFGGTYLMSYLDIDLLKTRKWRIYSLPINVAVYSSSLILACTLFSTLQGLVLVLFTTWVFGIAWGSLGWVLLVFIIYSLFAQSVHLLLTLSIHNVKLAERVSEVLGIGFIILTGLMFPLPDHRFFEFMSSYGNPVSLGKMAILEMFIDGGQGKAYLSILLLLALTVICMMISAWLGRRKLA
- a CDS encoding ABC transporter permease — translated: MTIFNFALIRSVRSLPNLILLLGLPAAVVVLPVGGWHGLPLGYHFYGILLLFAASKLVHMIMEDRKNKILTRIGVAPVTHFKYLSQNLLAFALLLVGQSAVITCSAWLMHADVFGSLIQLFSILSMFSVTAISFSLAWSSMFRQPESSTAVMLGIILIMAVLGGTLFPIQAMPASLQKIAMVSPTYWFHEGIMLAKNGGLFAEQLTPLGILLLFAIAFMLIGSRKKLA
- a CDS encoding ABC transporter ATP-binding protein, which produces MTIATMNHIIKRYGHQLVLDHVHLEIRQGEILGLLGPNGAGKTTLIHALSGLIGIDSGSIELFGERLSGPMLEVKRKIGLVTQDITVFEDLTAQENLAFFGGIYGLRGAELRRQITETLQFVGLTDQAHKRPSKFSGGMKRRLNIACSIIHRPRLLIMDEPTVGIDPQSRNHILESVRELQKRGTTILYTTHYMEEVQSLASRVVIMDQGHVIAQGTIDELVKNIHHEEKIKLEVVELTEDLIDNIKQLDGVKHVVLNGTQIQIISRAGAGNLDRILSLAKSAGGVLSIHAEKPTLEDVFLTLTGKQLRDTEGT